A region from the Pungitius pungitius chromosome 16, fPunPun2.1, whole genome shotgun sequence genome encodes:
- the hyou1 gene encoding hypoxia up-regulated protein 1 produces the protein MEGSMLVPLGLFSLVLAMFPSNTVAVAVMSVDLGSEWMKVAIVKPGVPMEIVLNKESRRKTPTAVCLKENERFLGDSALGMSVKNPTTVYRHLQGLLGKKYNNLQVALYQKRFPEHQLLEDPLRGTVYFKNSEEVQFTPEELLGMLLNYSRGLAQDFAEQPIKDAVITVPAFFNQAERRAVLQAAQMAGVKVLQLINDNTAVALNYGVFRRKDIDNTVKNVMFYDMGSGSTTATIVTYQTVKTKEAGTQPQLQIRGVGFDRGLGGLEMDLRLRDHLAKLFNEQKKSKKDVRQNQRAMAKLLKEAQRLKTVLSANMDFMAQVEGLMDDIDFKAKVTRTEFEELCADLFERVPRPVEDALTTAEMKLEEIEHVILVGGSTRVPKVQEVLLKAVEKEELGKNINADEAAAMGAVYQAAALSKAFKVKPFLVRDAAVYPIQVEFTRETEEEGLKSHKHNKRVLFQRMAPYPQRKVITFNRYSADFAFYINYGDLSFLSQDDLSVFGSQNLTTVKLSGVSNSFQKHTDAESKGIKAHFNMDESGVLLLDRVESVFETIVEDKEEESTLTKLGNTISTLFGGGSSEPALNVTEPVQDEEEVPPESEKDGKEEEVKDEVKKEEVAKEKKEEGEKSADEETSQEKTEETGSKTDAKEEDGEKSVNPEAEKEAEKEAEKEAEKEAEKETKPQKKSKIAEEITVELVINDILDPTVDDVTSSKKKLQDLTDRDLAKQEREKSLNSLESFIFETQDKLYQEEYQLVVSDEEKEQISSKLSEASEWMDEDSYAATTKQLREKLSQLKSLCKDMFFRVEERRKRPDRLAALDSMLNTSSFFLRSAKLIPEDDQIFTQVELNTLEKVINETAKWKNETVAAQEKSSLTERPVLLSKDIESKLTLLDREVNYLLNKAKFAKPKAKPKAKNGTSSGKSSKANNTEEKVISPTDESTDTKTENSEEVQPGQATPTEDRAVHTDSESQSQPIEETKTTAPEETHIDDEL, from the exons ATGGAGGGGAGTATGCTGGTGCCGCTTGGTCTCTTCAGCCTTGTTCTGGCCATGTTTCCCTCTAACACAG TGGCAGTTGCCGTCATGTCTGTTGACCTGGGCAGTGAGTGGATGAAAGTTGCAATAGTGAAACCTGGTGTGCCAATGGAGATCGTTCTCAACAA ggagTCAAGGAGGAAAACTCCCACGGCTGTATGTCTgaaggaaaatgaaagatttttgGGCGACAGTGCCCTAGGAATG TCTGTGAAGAACCCCACTACTGTTTATAGACACCTGCAAGGCCTCCTGGGCAAAAAATACAATAACCTCCAGGTGGCGCTGTATCAGAAGCGTTTCCCTGAACACCAGCTGCTCGAGGACCCATTGAGAGGCACGGTCTACTTTAAAAACTCAGA AGAAGTGCAGTTCACACCAGAGGAGCTCCTCGGGATGCTGCTCAATTATTCTCGTGGACTCGCTCAGGACTTTGCAG AACAACCAATAAAAGATGCAGTGATCACGGTCCCAGCCTTTTTCAACCAGGCAGAGCGCAGGGCAGTCCTGCAGGCTGCACAGATGGCTGGTGTAAAGGTCCTTCAACTCATCAACGATAACACCGCCGTGGCCTTGAACTACGGGGTGTTCAGGAGGAAAGACATTGACAACACAGTCAAG AATGTGATGTTTTACGACATGGGCTCAGGCAGCACCACGGCCACCATCGTCACCTACCAGACTGTCAAAACCAAGGAGGCTGGCACACAGCCTCAATTACAGATCCGAGGGGTCGG GTTTGACCGTGGGTTGGGGGGCTTGGAGATGGACCTGCGTCTCCGGGACCATCTGGCCAAACTGTTCAACGAGCAGAAGAAGAGCAAGAAGGATGTGAGGCAGAACCAACGGGCCATGGCCAAGCTCCTGAAAGAGGCTCAGAGGCTCAAGACAGTGCTCAGTGCAAACATGGATTTCATGGCCCAG GTGGAGGGTTTGATGGATGACATTGACTTCAAAGCTAAAGTGACACGGACTGAGTTTGAAGAGCTGTGTGCCGACCTGTTTGAGAGGGTTCCGCGTCCAGTTGAGGATGCTCTGACCACAGCAGAGATGAAGCTG GAGGAAATAGAACATGTGATTTTAGTCGGTGGCTCCACCCGTGTCCCCAAGGTTCAGGAGGTGCTGCTCAAAGCTGTGGAGAA ggaggagCTAGGGAAGAACATCAATGCAGACGAAGCCGCAGCCATGGGCGCAGTGTACCAGGCGGCGGCCCTCAGCAAGGCCTTCAAGGTCAAGCCTTTCCTGGTGCGAGACGCAGCAGTTTACCCCATCCAG GTGGAGTTCACACGAGAGACGGAGGAAGAGGGGTTGAAAAGCCACAAACACAACAAGCGCGTCCTCTTCCAGAGGATGGCACCCTACCCCCAGCGCAAGGTCATCACGTTCAACCGCTACAGCGCTGACTTTGCTTTCTACATCAACTACGGTGACCTCAGCTTCCTCAGTCAGGATGACCTCAG TGTGTTTGGCTCGCAGAACCTGACCACAGTCAAACTGTCTGGAGTAAGCAACAGCTTCCAGAAGCACACAGATGCAGAGTCGAAAGGCATCAAAGCCCATTTCAACATGGATGAAAGTggcgtgctgctgctggaccgg GTGGAGTCTGTGTTTGAAACTATTGTggaagacaaagaggaggaatcAACATTAACTA AGCTGGGTAACACCATTTCCACCTTGTTTGGAGGAGGATCATCAGAACCCGCCTTGAATGTAACTGAACCTGTCCAG gatgaggaggaagtgcCTCCAGAGTCTGAAAAGGACGGCAAGGAAGAGGAAGTTAAGGATGAGGTCAAGAAGGAAGAGGTTgccaaagagaagaaggaagagggagagaagagtgCAGATGAAGAGACAAGTCAGGAAAAGACGGAGGAGACAGGAAGCAAGACTGATGCCAAG gaggaggatggagaaaaaTCTGTCAACCCTGAGGCCGAGAAGGAGGCCGAGAAGGAGGCCGAGAAGGAGGCCGAGAAGGAGGCCGAGAAGGAGACCAAACCTCAAAAAAAGAGCAAGATTGCTGAAGAGATCACAGTGGAACTCGTCATTAACGACATCCTGGACCCCACagttgatgatgtcacttcGTCTAAGAAGAA ACTGCAGGATTTGACAGACAGAGACCTGGCGAAACAGGAAAGGGAAAAGTCCTTGAACAGTCTGGAATCATTTATATTTGAGACACAG GACAAGCTGTACCAGGAGGAATACCAGCTGGTGGTGTCagatgaggagaaggagcagatcTCCTCCAAGCTGAGTGAGGCATCGGAGTGGATGGACGAGGACAGCTACGCAGCCACCACAAAGCAGCTGAGAGAAAAGCTGTCTCAGCTCAAGAGCCTTTGCAAGGATATGTTTTTCAGGGTGGAGGAGCGACGCAAGCGGCCAGACCGCCTGGCCGCCCTGGACAGCATGCTTAACACTTCCAGCTTCTTCTTGAG gagtGCCAAACTTATCCCAGAGGATGACCAAATCTTTACTCAAGTTGAACTGAATACGTTAGAGAAAGTGATAAACGAAACGGCG AAGTGGAAGAATGAGACGGTCGCAGCGCAGGAGAAAAGCTCTTTAACTGAGCGGCCCGTCCTGTTGTCCAAAGACATAGAGTCCAAGCTGACTCTTTTAGATCGAGAGGTGAACTACTTGCTCAACAAGGCCAAGTTTGCTAAACCCAAAGCTAAACCCAAAGCCAAGAATGGCACCAGCTCTGGTAAAAGCAGCAAAGCCAACAACACAGAGGAGAAAGTCATCTCCCCCACAGATGAGAGCACCGACACAAAGACTG AAAACTCAGAGGAGGTGCAGCCAGGCCAAGCGACGCCCACTGAAGACAGAGCTGTACACACAGACTCAGAGAGCCAATCACAGCCCATAGAAGAAACCAAAACTACAG CACCAGAAGAAACCCACATTGATGATGAATTATAA